A portion of the Micromonospora vinacea genome contains these proteins:
- a CDS encoding ABC transporter permease, producing MTTAIADGWTMTRRNMTHVVRAPEELILYFSLPIMFVLVFGYVFGSGMQVAGGGDYREFLLPGVFVMTMLYGLGATATGVALDLSRGVVDRFRSMPMARSALMTGRSAADLLRALLEMSTLLVCGLLVGWQWRQGVGKALLAVGLLLLLRIAITWVGIYLALLVRNPDTVGVIVFPAAFPLSAISNVFVSPELMPSVIGTISEWNPLSATVAAIRELFGNPGLGGDSWPAEHAMLLAVLWPVLLIATFAPLAVRRYQRLSR from the coding sequence ATGACCACCGCTATCGCCGACGGCTGGACGATGACCAGGCGGAACATGACCCATGTGGTCCGCGCGCCGGAGGAGCTGATCCTCTACTTCTCGCTGCCGATCATGTTCGTGCTGGTCTTCGGGTACGTGTTCGGCAGCGGCATGCAGGTGGCCGGTGGTGGTGACTACCGCGAGTTCCTGCTGCCGGGGGTCTTCGTGATGACGATGCTGTACGGGTTGGGGGCCACCGCGACCGGCGTGGCGCTGGACCTCAGCCGGGGTGTCGTCGACCGGTTCCGGTCGATGCCGATGGCGCGGTCCGCCCTGATGACCGGTCGCAGCGCCGCCGACCTGCTGCGTGCCCTGCTGGAGATGTCCACCCTCCTGGTGTGTGGCCTACTCGTCGGGTGGCAGTGGCGACAGGGCGTCGGCAAGGCGTTGCTCGCGGTCGGGCTCCTCCTGCTGCTGCGGATCGCCATCACCTGGGTCGGGATCTACCTGGCGTTGTTGGTCCGCAACCCGGACACGGTCGGCGTGATCGTCTTCCCGGCGGCGTTCCCGTTGAGTGCCATCTCCAACGTCTTCGTGTCACCCGAGCTGATGCCTTCGGTCATCGGGACGATCTCGGAGTGGAATCCGTTGTCGGCCACCGTCGCGGCGATCCGCGAACTGTTCGGCAACCCGGGCCTGGGTGGCGACTCCTGGCCGGCGGAGCACGCGATGCTGTTGGCGGTGTTGTGGCCGGTGCTGCTGATCGCGACGTTCGCCCCGTTGGCCGTGCGCCGCTACCAGCGGTTGAGCCGCTGA
- a CDS encoding APC family permease, with protein sequence MDQLARRLGVPDAVVIGLGSMLGAGVFVVFGPAVAAAGGAGLLPALVLAGFVAFCNATSSARLAARYPESGGTYVYGRERLGPFAGFLAGWGFVVGKTASCAAMALTVGAYLWPGQARLVAAGAVLAVTAVNLRGIGKTATVTRALVVLVLAVLAVVTVVGVVGGPVHLDRLGEPGGSARGVLTAAGLLFFAFAGYARIATLGEEVRDPQRTIPRAVPLALGVVLVIYLVLAVVALGVLGADRLAGSAAPLVDVVTAAGLPGLAWVVRAGATIAVVGVLLSLVAGVGRTTLAMARRRDLPGALAAVHQVHQVPHRAELAVAAVVIVVVLLGDVRDAIGFSSCTVLVYYAITNAAALTLGRESGRRLPVQVLAGLGLAGCLLLAVNLPLGSVLAGFAVLAAGAAFYALRARR encoded by the coding sequence GTGGACCAACTGGCGCGGCGGCTGGGCGTACCCGATGCGGTTGTCATCGGGTTGGGTTCGATGCTCGGCGCGGGCGTCTTCGTGGTCTTCGGCCCGGCGGTGGCGGCGGCCGGCGGCGCCGGCCTGCTGCCCGCGCTGGTGCTGGCCGGTTTCGTCGCCTTCTGCAATGCGACCAGTTCGGCGCGGCTCGCGGCCCGCTATCCGGAGTCCGGCGGCACCTACGTCTACGGCCGGGAGCGCCTCGGGCCGTTCGCCGGGTTCCTCGCCGGCTGGGGTTTCGTGGTCGGGAAGACGGCGAGCTGCGCGGCGATGGCGTTGACCGTCGGGGCGTACCTCTGGCCGGGCCAGGCCCGGCTGGTGGCCGCCGGCGCGGTGCTCGCGGTGACCGCTGTGAACCTGCGCGGCATCGGCAAGACCGCCACCGTGACCAGGGCGTTGGTCGTGCTGGTGCTCGCGGTGCTGGCAGTGGTCACCGTCGTCGGGGTGGTGGGCGGGCCGGTGCACCTGGACCGACTCGGCGAGCCCGGCGGATCGGCGCGGGGCGTGCTCACCGCCGCCGGGCTGCTGTTCTTCGCCTTCGCCGGGTACGCCCGGATCGCCACTCTCGGCGAGGAGGTTCGCGACCCGCAGCGGACCATTCCGCGCGCCGTGCCGCTGGCGCTCGGGGTGGTGCTCGTGATCTACCTGGTGCTGGCCGTGGTCGCCCTCGGCGTGCTCGGTGCCGACCGGCTGGCCGGTTCCGCCGCGCCCCTGGTCGACGTGGTGACCGCCGCCGGGCTGCCCGGCCTGGCGTGGGTGGTCCGCGCCGGTGCCACCATCGCCGTCGTCGGGGTGCTGCTGTCCCTGGTCGCCGGGGTCGGCCGGACCACCCTCGCCATGGCCCGCCGCCGTGACCTGCCCGGCGCGCTGGCCGCCGTGCACCAGGTGCACCAGGTGCCGCACCGCGCCGAGTTGGCGGTCGCCGCCGTGGTGATCGTGGTGGTGCTGCTCGGCGACGTCCGCGACGCGATCGGCTTCTCCAGCTGCACTGTGCTCGTCTACTACGCGATCACCAACGCGGCGGCGCTCACCCTGGGCCGCGAGTCTGGTCGTCGGCTGCCGGTGCAGGTGCTCGCCGGCCTGGGGCTGGCCGGGTGTCTGCTGCTGGCGGTCAACCTGCCGCTGGGCAGCGTTCTCGCCGGCTTCGCTGTGCTCGCCGCCGGTGCCGCCTTCTACGCTCTGCGGGCGCGTCGCTGA
- a CDS encoding ATP-binding cassette domain-containing protein → MTTFEVVAEGLGKRYGPTRALDTFDLTVPAGTIHGLLGPNGAGKTTAVRILTTLLRFDTGRATVAGYDVLRRPDEVRARIGLTGQYAAVDEILSGRQNLELFGRLFRLGRREARRRAGELLERFGLDEAASRSAGEYSGGMRRRLDLAASLIRTPRVLFLDEPTTGLDPRSRNQVWDLVRGLVADGTTVLLTTQYLEEADQLADRISVIDTGRVVAEGSPDQLKAMTGGDRIEVVVRDAAELSRAARLVASTCGAEPELDPEVRRLSVPVLDRVAGLVDVVRALDDAGIAVEDIGLRRATLDEAFLHLTGHRPDETPEPVGAGRKVDVA, encoded by the coding sequence ATGACGACATTCGAGGTGGTCGCCGAGGGGCTGGGCAAGCGGTACGGCCCGACCCGCGCGCTCGACACGTTCGACCTGACAGTGCCGGCCGGCACGATCCACGGACTGCTGGGGCCGAACGGCGCGGGCAAGACGACGGCCGTACGGATCCTCACCACGCTGCTGCGCTTCGACACGGGACGGGCCACAGTGGCCGGGTACGACGTGCTGCGCCGGCCGGACGAGGTGCGTGCCCGGATCGGGCTGACCGGGCAGTACGCGGCGGTCGACGAGATCCTCAGCGGCCGACAGAACCTGGAGCTGTTTGGCCGGCTGTTCCGGCTCGGCCGACGGGAGGCCCGCCGACGCGCCGGTGAACTGCTGGAACGGTTCGGGCTCGACGAGGCGGCGAGTCGCTCCGCCGGTGAGTACTCGGGTGGGATGCGCCGCCGTCTGGACCTCGCCGCCAGCCTGATCCGTACGCCGCGGGTGCTCTTCCTGGACGAGCCGACGACCGGCCTGGACCCGCGCAGTCGCAACCAGGTGTGGGACCTGGTCCGCGGTCTCGTCGCGGACGGAACCACGGTGCTGCTCACGACGCAGTACCTGGAGGAGGCCGATCAGCTCGCCGACCGGATCTCGGTGATCGACACCGGTCGGGTGGTGGCCGAGGGGTCGCCGGACCAGCTGAAGGCGATGACCGGCGGCGACCGGATCGAGGTGGTGGTCCGCGACGCGGCCGAGTTGAGCCGCGCTGCACGCCTGGTCGCGTCGACCTGCGGCGCGGAACCCGAACTCGACCCGGAGGTCCGACGGCTCAGCGTGCCGGTGCTCGATCGCGTCGCCGGCCTGGTCGACGTGGTACGCGCGTTGGACGATGCCGGGATCGCGGTCGAGGACATCGGCCTGCGGCGCGCGACGTTGGACGAGGCGTTCCTGCACCTGACCGGGCACCGGCCGGACGAGACCCCCGAACCCGTCGGGGCTGGACGAAAGGTGGACGTGGCATGA